CATAGTCGCCCGCGATCGACAGGCTCGCCGCATGTGCCGCGAGATCGGCGATGGTGCGGATGCCGAGCGCCTCGGCGCGCTTTTTCGGCATCACCAGCGCATAGGCATTTTCGAAGCCGAGCTCGCCGAGCAAGGTGATGTTGTCCTTGGCGAGCGCCGTCTTCAGCTCGGCGACCAGCTCGGCGCGCGGCTTGATATCGGTGCGACGCAGCTGGTTGGCCCAGAGCGTGCCGGAATAATCGACATAGAGATCGATGTCGCCGGCCTTCAACGCCCCGAAGATCACGCTGGAGCCGAGGCCGGATCGTGTGGTGGCGGGAAGGCTTGCCGCCTGAAGGCGGTCCCTGAGCAGGGCCGAGAGCACATATTGCTCGGCGAATGTCTTGGCACCGACGACATAGCCCTGCGACGAGCGCCCCATCGTCGGCACCAGCGTTGCGGCGACCAACGCGGCGATGCCGGCCGCGCCCAGTGCGGAGCGCGCGTGGCTGTGGTGACGCAGGCCGGCCTCGATCAGGCCCAGCAGCTGATCGACGGCGAGCGCCAGCAGCGCCGAGGCAAGGCAGCCGAACAGCACGAACACCCAATTCTGGGTCTGGAGCCCGGCGAAGATGTAGTTGCCGAGGCTGGTCTGCCCGATCGGCGTCGACAGCGTGGCGGTGCCGATCACCCACACCGCGGCGGTGCGGATGCCCGCCATCATCACCGGCAGCGCCAGCGGCAGCTCGACCATCAGCAGCGACTGCCGCGCGGTCATGCCGACGCCCTTGGCGGCTTCGATCAGCGCGGGATCGATGCCGTTGAGCCCGGTGATGCCGTTGCGCAGCACCGGCAGCATCGAATAGAGCGCCAGCGCCAGCATCGCCGGCAGGAAGCCGAACGCCGAGAAGGAAACGCCGAACCAGGCCAGCGTGACGGACGCGGCCAGCAGCAGCAGCGGATAGAACAGCGCGAGCAGCGCCAGACCCGGCACCGTCTGCACGATGCTGGCGATCGCGAGCAGGATGGCGCGCGGCGCCGGGCGGTTGCGGGTCAGGATCGCCAGCGGCAGGCTGACGACGAGACCGAGCGCGAGTGCCGCGAGGCTCACCCGCACATGGTTGCCGAGATAGTCGGGCAGATGCGCCAGCGCCTCGCCCCAGCGCGGATCGGCCAGCAAGCTCATGCCGCACCGCTCGTCGGCAGCAGCGCGTTCAGCCGTTCGACCTGGCGCCGCGGCGTGCGCAGCAGCTCCAGCACGTAGGCGTCCTCGCTCTTCGAAAGCTCCGCCGGCGTACCCTGCGCCAGCAGCTTGCCGCCACGCATCACGGCGATGCGGTCCGCGAGCAGGATCGCCTCCGTCATGTCATGGGTGATCATCACCGTGGTCAGGCCGAGCTTGCGATGCAGCGCACGATAATCGTCGCCGAGCGCATCGCGGGTGAGGGGATCGAGCGCACCGAAGGGCTCGTCCATCAGCACGATGCGAGGTTTTGCCGCGAGTGCCCGCGCCACGCCGACACGCTGGCGCTGGCCGCCGGAGAGCGCCTCCGGCAGGCGGTCGCGATGCGCATCACGGTCGAGCTGCACGAGCTCCATCAGCTCGTCGACGCGTGCCGCGATGTCCGTCGCCGGAGTGCCCAGCAGCCTTGGCGTGATCCCGATATTGTCGGCAACGCTCAAATGGGGAAACAGCCCGCCGGCCTGGAACACGTAGCCGACCCGGCGCCGAAGTGCGACCGGATCGACGTCTCGTACGTCCTCGCCCTCGACCGTGATCGTGCCGCCATCGGCCTCGATCAGCCGGTTGGCGAGCCGTAGCAGCGTCGTCTTGCCGGAGCCCGAGCCACCGACGACGGCCACAAATTCGCCTTCGGCGATGTCGAGCGACACATCGTCGACGGCCTTGAGGGAGCCGAAGCGCTTGGTGACGCAGTGATAGCTGATCGCCGGCTTCGAGGGCATTGGATGGGGCTCATTTTTTCCTTGCCCCATGCGTAGCACGCTTGGCGCCTCGATTGAACTTGGCGGCACGAGCGGCTAAGGCATCGGGCCGAATTCGGAGGAAAATGCATGACAACGCCCACGGCAGTGGCGCTGGAAGATGCCAAGGTCGCGTTCCGGCTCGGGGACGGGCGGGTCTATACGGCGGTGGAGAAAGCTCATCTCGCAGTGGCGCAAGGCGAGTTCGTGGCCATTGTCGGCCCCACCGGCTGCGGCAAATCCACGCTCCTCAACGTCGCCGCGGGCTTGCTCACGCCAGCGGCCGGCAACGTCAGGATATTCGACCGGCCGCTCGCGGGGCTGAACCGGGATGCCGGGTATTTGTTCCAGGCCGACGCGTTGTTCCCATGGAAGACCGCGCTCGACAACGTCGCGATCGGGCTCGAGGTCAAGGGCACGGCACGCGCCGAGGCGCTGCAGCGGGCGCAGCAATGGCTGACCTCCGTCGGCCTCGGTGCGTTCGCTAATCGCTATCCGCACATGCTTTCCGGCGGCCAGCGCAAGCGCGTCGCGCTGGCGCAAGTGCTGATCCGCGACCCGAAGATCCTGCTGATGGACGAGCCGTTCGGGCCGCTCGATGCGCAGACGCGCCAGGTGATGGGCAATCTGCTGCTCGAGCTCTGGAATGCGGACCGCAAGGCCGTGCTGTTCGTCACTCATGATCTCGAAGAGGCGATCGCGCTCGCCGACCGCGTCGTGATCATGTCGGCCGGGCCGTCCTCGCGCATCATCGGCGACTGGCGGGTGAGCTTGCCGCGCCCGCGCGACATTTTCGAGGTGCGGCTCGACAAGGAATTCCATGCGCTCCATCGCGAGATCTGGAGCGTGCTCAAGGACGAGGTGATGAAGGGCTACGCCCAGTCCACGCAAGCGGCGGAGGCGGTCTGATGTCGCGCCCGACGCTGCTTGCACTCCAAGTCCTGGTCGCCGTCGTCTTCATTGTGCTGTGGCAGGTGCTGTCGACTGTCCCCGTATTCGGCAAGATCCTGCTGCCGCCGTTCTTCTTCTCCAATCCGCTCGACGTGTTCAGCCAGATCGTGAAGTGGTTCTCGTCCGGCGTGATCTGGAAGCATCTCGGCATCACGCTCACGGAATCGCTCCTGGCCTTTGTGATCGGATCGGCCGGCGGCGTGCTGGTCGGCTTCTGGTTCGCGCGCCAGCCGCTGGTGGCCGCCGTGTTCGACCCCTACGTCAAGATGGTCAACGCGCTGCCGCGCGTCGTGCTGGCGCCGATCTTCGCGCTTTGGCTTGGGCTTGGCATCTGGTCCAAGGTCGCGCTCGGCGTCACGCTGGTCTTCTTCATCGTGTTCTTCAACGTCTACCAGGGAGTCAAGGAAGTCAGCCGCACCGTGCTCGACAACGGCCGCATGCTCGGCATGAGCGAGAGGCAATTGATGCAGCACGTCTACTGGCCCTCGGCGCTGTCCTGGATGTTCTCCTCGCTGCATACCTCGGTCGGCTTTGCCGTGGTCGGCGCGGTCGTCGGCGAATATCTGGGATCGGCGGCCGGGCTCGGCTATCTGATCCAGCAGGCCGAGGGCGTGTTCGACGTCGCCGGCGTGTTCGCCGGCATGTTCGTGCTGTCGGCCTTCGTGATCCTGATCGACTATGGCGTCACGCTGGTCGAGCGGAGGCTATTGGTGTGGCGGCCGACCGCGTCGGATGGGCGGGGTTGAGCTGCGAGCAAGATGCGCTCCCCCTATCGAGAATTGCTCTTGTCCCGGCATGCTATTGTTCCGAATGGCCGATGGCCAGTGCCTTCGGCAGCGCTTCTCAAGCCAAGCCTGCTGCTCTATGGTGCCGCCGGCCGAACGGAGGAAAACCAATGAAGAACACGATTGCCAGGCTCGCCGGCGCGCTGCTCGCACTGACGCTCACCACCTCGCTTGCCGCGGCGCAAAGCAAAGTCACCATCGCGATCGGCGGCGGCTCCTGCCTGTGCTATCTGCCGACGGTTCTGGCGAGGCAGCTCGGCGAATACGAGAAGGCCGGCCTCAATGTCGAGCTCGTCGACCTCAAGGGCGGTTCGGACGCGCTCAAGGCCGTGCTCGGCGGCAGCGCCGACGTGGTCTCGGGCTATTTCGACCATTGCGTCAATCTGGCCGCCAAGAAGCAGGAGCTGCAGGCCTTCGTGGTCTATGACCGTTATCCCGGCCTCGTGCTGGTGGTCGCGCCCTCGCGAACCAACGACATCAAGTCGGTCAAGGATCTCGCCGGCAAGAAGGTCGGCGTCAGCGCGCCCGGTTCCTCCACCGACTTCTTCCTGAAGTATATGCTGAAAAAGAACGGCGTCGATCCCACCAGCACCGCCGTGATCGGCGTCGGCCTCGGAGCCACCGCCGTCGCCGCGATGCAGCAGGGTCAGATCGATGCGGCCGTGATGCTCGATCCCTCCGTCACCGTGCTCCAGGGAAACCACAAGGATCTGCGCATCCTTTCCGACACCCGCACGCAGAAGGATACGCTCGAGACTTTCGGCGGCGAATATCCGGGCGGCGCGCTGTACACGACGGCGGCCTGGATCAACAGCCACGAGAAGGAGACGCAGGCGCTCACCAACGCGATCCTCGCCACGCTCGCATGGATCCATTCGCACACGCCCGAGGAGATCATGGCGAAGATGCCGGAAGAGACGGTCGGCAAGAACAAGGACCTCTATCTCGCCGCGCTGAAGAACACGATCCCGATGTATTCCGAGACCGGGAAGATGGATCCGAAGGGCGCGGACGCCGTGCTTTCGGTGTTCAGCGTCGGCTCACCCGAGGTGGCCAATGCCAAGATCGACGTCAGCAAGACCTTCACCAACAAGTTCGTCGAGCAGGCCAAAAAGACGACGGGGAATGCCAAATAGCTGACGCGAAGATGTGGTAGCCGTCCATTATGACGTCACCCATCATTCACCGCGTCACGACGCTCGATCTTGTCGTGCGGCCGATCGTCTGGCCGTTCGCGAAGGAGCGGCGCGCCGAGATCGCGGCGCATTTCACCGAGAAACAACGCGAGCGGCCGAAGATCTGGAACGGCCGCGTGCTGCTCGGGTGCGATCCCGTGTTCATGGACGGCCATTTCGCCTCGACCTATTTCGAGACCGATTTCGCAAGCTTCCTCGCCTGGCGCGACTGGGGCTTTCCCGGTCCTGCCGTGTTCAACGGTTTTGGCATGGGCGCGCTGCGTACGTCCGACGGCGCCTTCGTGATGGGCGAGATGGCCCAGCACACCGCCAATGCGGGCCGCATCTATTTCCCGTCGGGCACGCCGGATCTCGACGACGTCAGGGATGGCAGGCTGGACATTCCGGGCAGCGTCGTCCGCGAAATCGAGGAGGAGACCGGCCTGACCGCGGCGGACTATCGGGCCGAGCCGGATTGGCACTGCGTCGTCAGCGGCCCCACGATCGCGATGATGCAGGTGCTCGATCTCGACATGTCCGGCGACGAGGCTTGCGCTTTGATCGAAGCCAACCTCGCCCGTGAGGCCGAGCCTGAGTTGTCGGCCATCCATCTGGTGCGCGGGGTGAATGATCTCACCCCCACCATGCCGCGATTTGTCACGGCCTTTATCGAGCAGCAGTTCGCTTCGCGCTGATGCGCAAGGCTTGACATCCCTGCGCTCTGCCCATGTGATGGGGACAACGAAAAGCAAGACGAATGCAATGCACAATCGTCCAGGGAGGTTTCGATGCGCCTGCGCAGGACTGCCCGTTTGCTACATGGGCTCTTGGTCGCGATATCGGCCGCGGGTTTGGCGGCGTCCGCCGAGGCCCAGGAGAAGAAGCTCAAGATCGGTGTCATCTACGATCTGACCGGTCCGCTCGCCGGCGGCGGCTCTGAGCTGCAATATACCGGCGCAAGAATCATGCTGGATCAGTACAGCGCGAAGGATGTCGAGGGCTACAAGATCGAGGCGATCTATGCCGATGCCCAGAGCAAGCCGGACGTCGCCATCAATGAAGCGATCCGATTGATCGAGCAGGAAAAGGTTGACATGCTGCTCGGCTTCTTTTCCTCGGCGCAGTGCGTGCCGGTGGCAGCGCGCGTCGAGCAGTTGAAGAAGTTCATGTGGATCACGACCTG
The nucleotide sequence above comes from Bradyrhizobium sp. NDS-1. Encoded proteins:
- a CDS encoding ABC transporter permease, with product MSRPTLLALQVLVAVVFIVLWQVLSTVPVFGKILLPPFFFSNPLDVFSQIVKWFSSGVIWKHLGITLTESLLAFVIGSAGGVLVGFWFARQPLVAAVFDPYVKMVNALPRVVLAPIFALWLGLGIWSKVALGVTLVFFIVFFNVYQGVKEVSRTVLDNGRMLGMSERQLMQHVYWPSALSWMFSSLHTSVGFAVVGAVVGEYLGSAAGLGYLIQQAEGVFDVAGVFAGMFVLSAFVILIDYGVTLVERRLLVWRPTASDGRG
- a CDS encoding glycine betaine ABC transporter substrate-binding protein, producing MSLLADPRWGEALAHLPDYLGNHVRVSLAALALGLVVSLPLAILTRNRPAPRAILLAIASIVQTVPGLALLALFYPLLLLAASVTLAWFGVSFSAFGFLPAMLALALYSMLPVLRNGITGLNGIDPALIEAAKGVGMTARQSLLMVELPLALPVMMAGIRTAAVWVIGTATLSTPIGQTSLGNYIFAGLQTQNWVFVLFGCLASALLALAVDQLLGLIEAGLRHHSHARSALGAAGIAALVAATLVPTMGRSSQGYVVGAKTFAEQYVLSALLRDRLQAASLPATTRSGLGSSVIFGALKAGDIDLYVDYSGTLWANQLRRTDIKPRAELVAELKTALAKDNITLLGELGFENAYALVMPKKRAEALGIRTIADLAAHAASLSIAGDYEFFSRPEWAALQKAYGLSFRAQRQMQPDFMYAAVASGEVDVIAGYTSDGLIAKYDLVALEDPRHAIPPYDAILLLAPKRAGDERLQAALTPLLGKIDIATMREANLRASGNDATSSPDVVAKWLWEKVGGR
- a CDS encoding ABC transporter ATP-binding protein, whose product is MPSKPAISYHCVTKRFGSLKAVDDVSLDIAEGEFVAVVGGSGSGKTTLLRLANRLIEADGGTITVEGEDVRDVDPVALRRRVGYVFQAGGLFPHLSVADNIGITPRLLGTPATDIAARVDELMELVQLDRDAHRDRLPEALSGGQRQRVGVARALAAKPRIVLMDEPFGALDPLTRDALGDDYRALHRKLGLTTVMITHDMTEAILLADRIAVMRGGKLLAQGTPAELSKSEDAYVLELLRTPRRQVERLNALLPTSGAA
- a CDS encoding ABC transporter substrate-binding protein, with protein sequence MKNTIARLAGALLALTLTTSLAAAQSKVTIAIGGGSCLCYLPTVLARQLGEYEKAGLNVELVDLKGGSDALKAVLGGSADVVSGYFDHCVNLAAKKQELQAFVVYDRYPGLVLVVAPSRTNDIKSVKDLAGKKVGVSAPGSSTDFFLKYMLKKNGVDPTSTAVIGVGLGATAVAAMQQGQIDAAVMLDPSVTVLQGNHKDLRILSDTRTQKDTLETFGGEYPGGALYTTAAWINSHEKETQALTNAILATLAWIHSHTPEEIMAKMPEETVGKNKDLYLAALKNTIPMYSETGKMDPKGADAVLSVFSVGSPEVANAKIDVSKTFTNKFVEQAKKTTGNAK
- a CDS encoding NUDIX hydrolase; the encoded protein is MTSPIIHRVTTLDLVVRPIVWPFAKERRAEIAAHFTEKQRERPKIWNGRVLLGCDPVFMDGHFASTYFETDFASFLAWRDWGFPGPAVFNGFGMGALRTSDGAFVMGEMAQHTANAGRIYFPSGTPDLDDVRDGRLDIPGSVVREIEEETGLTAADYRAEPDWHCVVSGPTIAMMQVLDLDMSGDEACALIEANLAREAEPELSAIHLVRGVNDLTPTMPRFVTAFIEQQFASR
- a CDS encoding ABC transporter ATP-binding protein: MTTPTAVALEDAKVAFRLGDGRVYTAVEKAHLAVAQGEFVAIVGPTGCGKSTLLNVAAGLLTPAAGNVRIFDRPLAGLNRDAGYLFQADALFPWKTALDNVAIGLEVKGTARAEALQRAQQWLTSVGLGAFANRYPHMLSGGQRKRVALAQVLIRDPKILLMDEPFGPLDAQTRQVMGNLLLELWNADRKAVLFVTHDLEEAIALADRVVIMSAGPSSRIIGDWRVSLPRPRDIFEVRLDKEFHALHREIWSVLKDEVMKGYAQSTQAAEAV